Proteins encoded within one genomic window of Pseudomonas cannabina:
- the phnD gene encoding phosphonate ABC transporter substrate-binding protein, giving the protein MFNRIGRVLASAALLTACALGTAHAEEKVINFGIMSTESSQNLKSIWQPFLDDMSKKTGLKVNATFASDYAGLIQGMRFNKVDVAWVGNKAAIEAVDRSNGEVFAQTAAADGAPGYWSLLIVRKDSPINSVEDMLKNAKNLTFGNGDPNSTSGYLVPGYYVFAKNHVDASTAFKRTLNSSHEVNALSVAKGQLDVATFNTESWDRLAVTQPDKVKELKVIWKSPLIPSDPMVWSKALSDENKAKIREFFATYGNTDEEKTVLKNMQLGKFLTSSDDQLLPIRQLELFKQRTEVAASTTLDAQEKATRLKDIDASLSKLQERMTELNPKTAASAAG; this is encoded by the coding sequence ATGTTCAACCGTATCGGTCGCGTCCTCGCGTCTGCCGCTTTGCTGACCGCCTGTGCGTTGGGCACTGCCCACGCAGAAGAGAAAGTCATCAATTTCGGCATCATGTCCACCGAATCGTCGCAGAACCTGAAAAGTATCTGGCAGCCGTTTCTCGACGACATGAGCAAGAAAACCGGCCTCAAGGTCAACGCCACCTTCGCATCGGACTACGCCGGTCTGATTCAGGGCATGCGCTTCAACAAGGTCGATGTGGCCTGGGTCGGCAACAAAGCCGCAATAGAAGCCGTGGATCGCTCCAACGGCGAAGTCTTCGCTCAGACCGCCGCGGCCGACGGTGCGCCGGGTTACTGGAGCCTGCTGATCGTGCGCAAGGACAGCCCGATCAATTCGGTTGAAGACATGCTCAAGAACGCCAAAAACCTCACGTTCGGCAATGGCGATCCGAACTCCACCTCGGGGTATCTGGTGCCCGGCTACTACGTATTCGCCAAGAACCACGTCGATGCGTCCACCGCATTCAAGCGCACGCTGAACTCCAGCCATGAAGTCAACGCACTGAGCGTCGCCAAGGGCCAGCTCGATGTCGCGACTTTCAACACCGAAAGCTGGGATCGCCTGGCGGTGACCCAGCCGGACAAGGTCAAAGAACTGAAAGTGATCTGGAAGTCGCCGCTCATTCCGTCAGACCCGATGGTCTGGAGCAAGGCCCTGTCGGACGAGAACAAGGCAAAGATTCGTGAGTTCTTCGCTACTTACGGCAATACCGACGAAGAGAAAACCGTGCTGAAGAACATGCAACTGGGCAAGTTCCTCACCTCCAGTGATGACCAGTTATTGCCGATTCGCCAGCTCGAACTGTTCAAGCAGCGCACTGAAGTCGCCGCCAGCACGACCCTCGATGCTCAGGAAAAAGCCACTCGTCTCAAGGACATCGACGCCAGCCTGAGCAAGTTGCAAGAACGCATGACCGAGCTGAACCCGAAAACCGCAGCCAGCGCCGCCGGCTGA
- a CDS encoding methyl-accepting chemotaxis protein, with the protein MGNSDQQANRTESVAAAINELGAAAQEIAQNAARTSQQSSDASGLASDGQNVVQQTIKAMNELSGKISESCVNIESLNGKTANIGQILEVITSISQQTNLLALNAAIEAARAGEAGRGFAVVADEVRNLAHRTQDSAQQVQKMIEELQVGAREAVTNMTESQRQSEDSVGIANLAGERLSSVTRRIEEINGMNQSVAAATEEQTSVVESINVDITHINTLNQLGVDNLRQTLEACNSLEEQAARLQQLVGSFRI; encoded by the coding sequence ATGGGTAACTCCGACCAGCAGGCCAACCGCACCGAAAGCGTGGCCGCGGCGATCAATGAACTGGGCGCGGCGGCCCAGGAAATCGCGCAAAACGCTGCGCGCACGTCGCAGCAGTCGAGTGATGCCAGCGGCCTGGCCAGTGATGGTCAGAACGTGGTGCAGCAGACCATCAAGGCAATGAACGAGCTGTCCGGCAAGATCAGTGAGTCGTGCGTGAACATCGAGAGCCTGAATGGCAAGACGGCCAACATCGGGCAGATTCTTGAGGTGATCACCAGCATTTCCCAGCAAACCAACCTGCTGGCGCTCAACGCAGCCATCGAAGCGGCGCGCGCCGGTGAGGCCGGGCGCGGCTTTGCGGTGGTCGCGGACGAAGTGCGTAATTTGGCGCATCGCACCCAGGATTCAGCTCAGCAAGTGCAGAAGATGATCGAAGAGTTGCAGGTTGGAGCCCGTGAAGCGGTGACCAACATGACCGAAAGCCAGCGTCAGAGCGAGGACAGCGTCGGTATCGCCAACCTTGCCGGTGAGCGCCTGAGCAGCGTGACCCGCCGCATTGAAGAGATCAACGGCATGAACCAGTCGGTCGCGGCGGCAACCGAAGAGCAGACCTCGGTGGTCGAGTCGATCAACGTCGACATCACCCACATCAACACCCTCAACCAACTGGGCGTCGACAACCTGCGCCAGACCCTGGAAGCCTGCAACTCCCTCGAAGAACAAGCCGCCCGACTGCAACAACTGGTCGGCAGCTTCAGGATCTGA
- a CDS encoding HDOD domain-containing protein — protein MLSIEKLFDDLHSLPSIPKVAQDLMLQFDNPSSNLESIARNIEKDPVIAAKVLRLANSARFRGSRDSASIEDAAMRLGFNTLRTLVMASAVTGAFKAGPSFDLKGFWLKSFQVAGICRMLARQGTVDPEIAFTCGVMHNIGELLIQTGAPEVAERLNNAANSNTPGRGAGETLQLGFSYPEVGAELARRWQLPHVILQAIAYQAKPMQAPDNAPLPRIVAQAITISDALETHGGATPAAQTASGGPLMEGIDLDLLFAGLPAVLEADKAFSELLS, from the coding sequence ATGCTGAGTATCGAAAAGCTTTTTGACGATTTGCATAGTCTCCCGAGCATTCCCAAAGTGGCTCAGGACTTGATGCTGCAGTTCGACAACCCCTCCTCCAATCTGGAAAGCATTGCCCGCAATATAGAGAAGGACCCGGTGATTGCCGCCAAAGTGTTACGCCTCGCCAACTCGGCCAGGTTTCGTGGTTCGCGGGATTCTGCCAGTATCGAAGACGCCGCCATGCGCTTGGGTTTCAACACCCTGCGCACGCTGGTCATGGCCTCGGCGGTGACCGGCGCGTTCAAGGCCGGGCCGAGTTTTGACCTCAAAGGTTTCTGGCTGAAGAGCTTTCAGGTAGCAGGTATCTGCCGGATGCTGGCCCGGCAGGGCACTGTCGATCCGGAAATTGCCTTCACCTGCGGTGTGATGCACAACATCGGCGAGCTGCTGATCCAGACCGGCGCCCCTGAGGTTGCAGAGCGTCTGAACAATGCCGCCAACTCCAATACACCGGGACGCGGTGCCGGAGAAACCCTGCAACTGGGTTTCAGCTATCCGGAAGTCGGCGCTGAACTGGCCCGCCGCTGGCAACTCCCGCACGTGATTCTGCAGGCCATCGCTTATCAGGCCAAACCGATGCAGGCGCCCGACAATGCACCGTTACCGCGGATCGTTGCCCAGGCGATCACCATTTCGGACGCCCTGGAAACCCACGGCGGTGCCACGCCCGCAGCGCAAACAGCATCTGGCGGACCACTGATGGAAGGTATTGATCTGGACCTTCTGTTTGCCGGGCTGCCCGCCGTGCTGGAGGCCGACAAGGCGTTTTCGGAGCTGCTGAGCTGA
- the phnF gene encoding phosphonate metabolism transcriptional regulator PhnF, producing the protein MQLSRQASPMYRELANTLREELATYQPGDFLPAEFQLAERFSVNRHTIRRAVDELVREGSVLRRQGKGTQVLERPLIYPMQADSAYSKSWSAQGLGVEAILLRRRDCEATREDALHLGLEEQAPLIELQTLRKLDGQAVSLIFHRYSARYSELLADYKGGSVRQYLAERELPLSRVQSLIGARLPSREEAGWLLMPRHMPALTVLTVSCDAAGQPVELSRSVSRADRFQYQVKTPLATPIKTT; encoded by the coding sequence ATGCAGTTGTCTAGACAAGCCAGCCCGATGTACCGCGAACTGGCCAACACCTTGCGTGAGGAACTGGCCACTTACCAGCCTGGCGACTTTCTGCCGGCCGAGTTTCAACTGGCCGAGCGTTTCAGCGTCAATCGCCACACCATCCGCCGCGCTGTCGATGAGCTGGTGCGTGAGGGCAGTGTGTTGCGTCGCCAGGGCAAGGGCACTCAGGTGCTGGAACGCCCGCTGATTTATCCGATGCAGGCCGACAGCGCCTACAGCAAATCGTGGTCGGCGCAAGGGCTGGGTGTGGAAGCGATTCTGCTGCGCCGTCGCGACTGTGAGGCCACTCGTGAAGATGCCCTGCATCTGGGGCTGGAAGAGCAGGCGCCGCTGATCGAGTTGCAGACCCTGCGCAAACTGGATGGCCAGGCAGTGAGCCTGATCTTCCATCGCTACAGCGCCCGTTACAGCGAGTTGCTGGCCGATTACAAAGGCGGCTCGGTGCGCCAGTACCTGGCCGAGCGCGAGCTGCCGCTGAGCCGGGTGCAAAGCCTGATCGGGGCGCGACTGCCGTCCCGTGAGGAAGCCGGCTGGCTGTTGATGCCGCGGCACATGCCGGCGCTGACCGTGCTGACCGTGTCCTGCGACGCGGCGGGGCAGCCGGTGGAGCTTTCGCGCTCGGTCAGCCGCGCCGACCGCTTCCAGTATCAAGTAAAGACCCCTTTAGCGACCCCGATCAAGACGACCTGA
- the phnG gene encoding phosphonate C-P lyase system protein PhnG: protein MQTTPEIAARQHWMGVLARAHVDQPSREQLNRHEVVLRDTEYQMIRAPEIGMTLVRGRMGGTGSAFNLGEMSVTRCVVRLADGRTGYSYLAGRDKRHAELAALADAHLQGAQQAWWLSELIEPLARAQAGRRAHKDAETAATKVEFFTLVRGED, encoded by the coding sequence ATGCAGACAACTCCCGAAATCGCCGCGCGCCAGCACTGGATGGGCGTACTGGCCCGCGCTCACGTCGATCAGCCGAGCCGCGAGCAGTTGAACCGCCATGAGGTCGTGCTGCGTGATACCGAGTACCAGATGATCCGCGCCCCGGAAATCGGCATGACCCTGGTGCGCGGCCGTATGGGCGGCACCGGCTCTGCGTTCAATCTGGGCGAGATGAGTGTCACGCGCTGCGTGGTGCGCCTGGCCGACGGCCGCACCGGCTACAGCTATCTGGCCGGTCGTGACAAGCGCCACGCCGAACTGGCCGCGCTGGCTGACGCCCACCTGCAGGGCGCGCAACAGGCCTGGTGGCTGAGCGAACTGATCGAACCGCTGGCGCGTGCGCAAGCCGGGCGCCGGGCCCACAAGGATGCCGAAACCGCTGCCACCAAAGTGGAATTCTTTACTCTGGTCCGAGGAGAAGACTGA
- the phnE gene encoding phosphonate ABC transporter, permease protein PhnE — protein sequence MTTQAAYAHVAGKHNWPRYLGWGLLLAALAWAWQGAEMNPMALVRDSSNMATFASDFFPPDFREWRSYLKEMLVTIQIALWGTALAIVCSIPLGILCAENITPWWIHLPLRRCMDAFRSINEMVFAMLFVVAVGLGPFAGVLALWISTTGVLAKLFAEAVEAIEPGPVEGVRATGASALQEVIYGVVPQVMPLWISYALYRFESNVRSATVVGMVGAGGIGVILWENIRSFAFVQTSAVLLVIIVVVSVIDIVSQRLRKQFI from the coding sequence ATGACCACTCAAGCTGCATACGCGCACGTCGCGGGCAAGCACAACTGGCCGCGCTATCTGGGCTGGGGGCTGTTGCTGGCCGCCCTGGCCTGGGCCTGGCAGGGCGCGGAAATGAACCCGATGGCGCTGGTGCGCGACTCGTCGAACATGGCGACTTTCGCCTCGGACTTCTTCCCGCCGGACTTTCGCGAATGGCGCAGCTACCTCAAGGAAATGCTGGTAACGATCCAGATCGCTCTGTGGGGCACGGCGCTGGCGATTGTCTGCTCGATACCGCTGGGCATTCTCTGCGCCGAGAACATCACACCGTGGTGGATTCACCTGCCGCTGCGGCGCTGCATGGATGCGTTTCGCTCGATCAATGAGATGGTCTTCGCCATGCTGTTTGTGGTCGCGGTCGGTCTCGGGCCGTTCGCCGGGGTGCTGGCGCTGTGGATCAGCACCACCGGCGTACTGGCCAAGCTGTTTGCCGAAGCCGTCGAGGCGATCGAACCCGGACCGGTCGAGGGCGTGCGTGCCACCGGAGCCAGCGCGTTACAGGAAGTGATCTACGGCGTGGTTCCGCAGGTCATGCCGCTGTGGATCTCCTATGCTCTATACCGTTTCGAATCGAACGTGCGCTCGGCAACCGTGGTGGGCATGGTCGGGGCAGGCGGGATCGGGGTGATTCTCTGGGAAAACATCCGCTCCTTTGCCTTCGTCCAGACCAGCGCCGTGCTGTTGGTCATCATCGTTGTGGTGAGCGTGATCGACATTGTGTCGCAGCGCCTACGCAAGCAATTCATCTGA
- the phnC gene encoding phosphonate ABC transporter ATP-binding protein: MNAAIHVQGLNKTFSHKSALVDLALSIQPGEMVALIGASGSGKSTLLRHLAGLACCDRGNGGHVQVLGREVQAAGRLNSQVRRLRADIGYIFQQFNLVNRLSVMDNVLLGCLGRMPRWRGSLALFNREEKQRAMAALDRVGLADLATQRASTLSGGQQQRVAIARALTQRAEVILADEPIASLDPESARRVMEILADINRRDGKTVVVTLHQVDYAVRYCPRAVALKGGRIHYDGLAKDLSKQFLNDLYGADEDASLMITERSRRVRQPSRLTLAKV; the protein is encoded by the coding sequence ATGAACGCAGCCATTCATGTCCAGGGCCTGAACAAGACCTTTTCGCACAAAAGTGCGCTCGTCGACCTCGCATTGTCTATACAACCGGGAGAAATGGTTGCCTTGATCGGCGCCTCCGGCTCCGGCAAGTCCACCTTGCTGCGCCACCTCGCGGGCCTTGCCTGTTGTGATCGTGGCAATGGCGGACACGTTCAGGTGCTGGGTCGCGAGGTTCAGGCGGCAGGGCGCCTCAATAGCCAGGTGCGACGCCTGCGCGCCGACATCGGCTACATCTTCCAGCAGTTCAATCTGGTCAATCGCCTCAGCGTCATGGATAACGTGCTGCTTGGCTGTCTGGGCCGCATGCCACGCTGGCGCGGCAGCCTGGCGTTGTTCAACCGTGAAGAAAAACAGCGTGCCATGGCCGCACTGGATCGCGTCGGGCTGGCCGACCTTGCCACTCAACGCGCTTCGACGCTGTCGGGCGGCCAGCAACAACGTGTGGCCATCGCCCGGGCGCTGACCCAGCGCGCCGAAGTCATTCTCGCCGACGAACCGATTGCCTCGCTCGACCCCGAATCGGCTCGCCGAGTCATGGAAATCCTCGCCGACATCAACCGCCGCGACGGCAAGACGGTCGTGGTGACCTTGCACCAAGTCGATTACGCCGTGCGTTATTGCCCACGTGCCGTCGCCCTCAAAGGCGGGCGCATTCACTACGACGGCCTGGCAAAAGACCTCAGCAAGCAGTTCCTCAATGACCTGTACGGCGCAGACGAGGATGCCAGCCTGATGATCACCGAACGCAGCCGCCGGGTCCGCCAGCCGTCGCGTCTGACGCTGGCGAAAGTCTGA